A stretch of the Lactuca sativa cultivar Salinas chromosome 9, Lsat_Salinas_v11, whole genome shotgun sequence genome encodes the following:
- the LOC111892840 gene encoding disease resistance protein RPV1 — protein MASSSIASIQKSFTYDVFLSFRGEDTRTNFIDHLYEALQQQGIYTYKDDEAIRKGKRISDELISSIKDSKFYIIVFSKNYASSAWCLDELVMIMGCHKTTEHTAYPIFYDVEPTEVRKQSGAVGKAFAKHENDGAAGKWKEVLKEAADLAGWELKNTANGHEAKLIQKVIEEISLQLRSIDFNADEKLIGMETRVKDVVSSLEIGTDDVRVIGIKGMGGVGKTTLARVVFDQISFRFEAKSFVENVRENSNTSLYGLKSLQNQVLKDVLFDQGNVNSVHDGKIMMKKMRNKKTLLVLDDVDHIDQLEALAGDLNWFKPGSRIIITTRDEQVLVAHRVKLILYVNLLSEEEAICLFSRYAFGGEIPIQGYEDLSEQVVRYAAGLPLTIKVLGSFLCGKNESEWIDALERLKTIPLKETLQKLELSYISLEEDYKEIFLNVACLLKRWSKPVVIEALESCGFHATNGLKVLEQKSLITITRKPFEFVHMHDHIEEMGRNIVRRLHPDKPQKHNRLWIDDEIKDILANDLGTKATRYIQFQLMGGNFEMVMKGLRKMKELRFLHISRNTRYNFAEERKYANVSQYFPNALQYLCCKAYPFKSLPPTFQANNLVALKMAQSEIVQLWEGGERKVLNKLKSLDLGHSKLTTLDLELSPNLETLSLSGCRDLVQLHMLNGCRQLKSIDLSYSKLTTLDLGSSPNLEVLSLNGCYDLVQLHMLNGCRKLKAIDLSESKLKTIDLRPAVNLELLHLKGCNALVKLCLPNGCLKLISVNLSGSKLKTIDLHSCVNLKLLDLEDCNALVELHMPGRCLNLRSLTLTNSQLRNVDIGWTPNLEDLDLNNSYDLEDLHMADKCLKLTSLNISHSKLKTLDLGLTPNLKKLDLKECKNLVQLHVPIGCLENLVYLNLRGCLGFTSFMVDKRNVASSRRDESLEIGPSAESHLIAKSLERCPLHPDNTLRQFQFECFYIDDPSVTRNLEKLISEGLCACTNLETLSESIFGLRCLRMLKLEGYPEAPKDLDRVECLEELSFSRTNMKHLPDSICMLKHLEILQLKDCWSLEKLPEDLGRLEYLETLYLSNAKIEHLPDSICMLKHLRTLTLFRCCSLKTLPKDLGKLEHLAWLNLSSLIIKHLPDTICMLKYLECLRLDDCKLLEKLPEDLDQLERLEQLDLGECKILQDIPIGICKMKCLKWLNVAGTSISRLPHDICFLKGMRISGSRDLLQSCGFTSEIQTFEHTCFVDV, from the exons ATGGCCTCTTCTTCGATTGCATCCATTCAGAAAAGCTTTACATATGATGTATTTTTGAGTTTTAGAGGTGAAGACACACGCACCAATTTCATCGATCATCTTTATGAAGCTCTTCAGCAGCAAGGCATTTATACTTACAAGGATGATGAGGCAATTAGAAAAGGGAAAAGGATCAGTGATGAGCTCATCAGTTCCATTAAAGACTCAAAATTCTATATCATTGTTTTCTCCAAGAACTATGCATCTTCAGCTTGGTGCTTGGATGAGCTTGTGATGATAATGGGGTGTCACAAGACGACTGAGCATACTGCATACCCCATCTTCTATGATGTGGAACCGACAGAGGTCCGGAAACAAAGCGGGGCAGTCGGAAAAGCTTTTGCTAAACATGAAAATGATGGAGCTGCTGGGAAATGGAAAGAGGTTCTAAAAGAAGCCGCAGATCTGGCTGGATGGGAGTTGAAGAACACTGCAAATGG GCATGAAGCCAAACTCATCCAAAAAGTTATTGAAGAAATTTCACTACAGTTACGTTCCATTGATTTCAATGCTGATGAAAAACTAATAGGCATGGAGACCAGGGTAAAGGATGTTGTATCATCTTTAGAAATTGGTACCGATGATGTTCGTGTAATCGGTATCAAGGGGATGGGAGGTGTTGGGAAGACAACTTTGGCTAGAGTGGTTTTTGATCAAATATCCTTTCGGTTTGAAGCTAAAAGCTTTGTTGAGAATGTCAGGGAAAATTCAAATACTTCTTTGTATGGTTTGAAATCATTGCAAAATCAAGTCCTTAAAGATGTCTTATTTGATCAAGGCAATGTGAATAGTGTGCATGATGGGAAAATCATGATGAAGAAGATGCGTAATAAAAAGACTCTTCTTGTTCTAGATGATGTGGACCATATAGACCAGCTTGAGGCGTTAGCTGGTGATCTTAATTGGTTCAAACCGGGAAGTAGAATTATCATTACAACAAGAGATGAGCAGGTGCTCGTGGCACACCGGGTGAAGTTGATTCTTTATGTCAATTTGTTATCAGAGGAGGAAGCGATTTGCCTCTTCAGTAGGTATGCATTTGGGGGAGAGATTCCAATTCAAGGGTATGAAGATCTATCGGAACAAGTTGTACGGTATGCTGCTGGTCTTCCCTTAACGATAAAAGTTTTGGGTTCATTTCTTTGTGGTAAAAATGAGAGTGAATGGATAGATGCACTAGAAAGATTGAAAACAATTCCGTTAAAGGAAACtcttcagaaattggaattaagCTACATCAGTCTAGAGGAAGATTACAAGGAAATATTCCTAAATGTTGCATGCTTACTGAAACGGTGGTCGAAACCCGTGGTAATTGAAGCGCTTGAAAGTTGTGGATTTCATGCCACAAATGGTTTAAAAGTTCTTGAGCAAAAATCTCTTATAACTATTACTAGAAAACCTTTTGAGTTTGTGCACATGCATGACCATATTGAAGAAATGGGCAGAAATATTGTTCGTCGTTTGCACCCAGATAAGCCTCAGAAACACAACCGATTGTGGATTGATGATGAAATTAAAGATATATTggctaatgacttg GGTACTAAAGCAACAAGATACATACAATTCCAGTTAATGGGAGGCAATTTTGAAATGGTTATGAAGGGTCTTAGAAAGATGAAGGAACTTAGATTTCTTCACATATCTCGGAATACAAGATATAATTTTGCGGAAGAAAGGAAATATGCTAATGTCAGCCAATACTTTCCAAATGCTTTACAATATCTTTGTTGTAAGGCGTATCCTTTCAAGTCTTTACCCCCAACATTTCAAGCAAATAATCTTGTTGCCCTTAAGATGGCTCAAAGTGAAATAGTACAACTTTGGGAAGGGGGAGAAAGAAAG GTTCTTAACAAGCTCAAGAGTCTTGACCTCGGTCATTCAAAGTTGACGAcccttgatcttgagcttagtcCAAATCTCGAGACGTTATCTCTAAGTGGATGTCGTGACTTGGTACAACTTCACATGCTCAATGGATGTCGTCAGCTCAAATCCATCGACCTCAGTTATTCAAAGTTGACGACACTTGATCTTGGGTCTAGTCCAAATCTCGAGGTGTTGTCTCTAAATGGATGTTATGACTTGGTTCAACTTCACATGCTTAATGGATGTCGAAAGCTCAAAGCCATCGACCTCAGTGAGTCAAAGTTGAAGACAATCGACCTTCGCCCAGCTGTGAACCTCGAGCTCTTACATCTTAAAGGCTGCAATGCTTTGGTAAAACTTTGCTTACCAAATGGATGTCTAAAGCTCATATCTGTTAACCTCAGTGGTTCTAAATTGAAGACCATTGACCTTCATTCATGTGTGAATCTCAAGTTGTTAGATCTTGAAGACTGCAATGCTTTGGTAGAACTTCACATGCCTGGTAGATGTCTGAATCTCAGATCCCTGACACTCACTAATTCACAGTTGAGGAACGTAGACATTGGGTGGACTCCGAATCTGGAGGATTTAGATCTTAACAATTCTTATGATTTGGAAGACCTTCACATGGCTGATAAATGTCTAAAGCTCACATCCCTCAACATTAGTCATTCAAAGTTGAAAACCCTTGACCTTGGGTTGACTCCAAATCTGAAGAAGTTAGATCTAAAAGAATGTAAGAATCTGGTACAGCTTCATGTTCCCATTGGATGTCTAGAAAATCTTGTCTACTTGAACTTAAGAGGCTGTTTGGGGTTTACATCTTTTATGGTTGACAAAAGGAATGTTGCTTCTAGTAGAAGGGATGAATCACTTGAGATTGGTCCTTCAGCTGAGTCACATCTGATTGCCAAGTCCCTTGAAAGATGTCCACTTCACCCGGACAATACTTTGCGACAGTTTCAGTTTGAATGCTTTTACATTGATGATCCCTCAGTGACTAGAAATCTTGAGAAGCTTATTTCTGAAGGTCTGTGTGCTTGCACAAACCTTGAGACACTTTCAGAAAGCATTTTTGGGTTACGATGTTTAAGAATGCTTAAACTCGAAGGCTATCCGGAGGCTCCTAAGGACCTTGACCGGGTAGAATGTCTAGAAGAGCTAAGTTTTTCTAGGACAAATATGAAACATCTTCCGGATAGCATTTGTATGTTGAAACATCTGGAAATTCTTCAACTTAAAGATTGTTGGAGTCTTGAGAAGTTACCCGAGGATCTTGGTCGATTAGAATATTTAGAGACTCTATATTTGTCGAATGCAAAGATCGAACATCTTCCAGATAGCATTTGTATGTTGAAACATCTGAGAACACTCACTCTATTTCGTTGTTGTTCACTTAAGACATTACCAAAGGATCTTGGCAAATTAGAACATTTGGCATGGCTAAATCTGTCATCCTTGATCATCAAACATCTTCCGGATACCATTTGTATGTTGAAATATCTGGAATGTCTCAGACTTGATGATTGCAAATTACTTGAGAAATTACCGGAGGATCTTGACCAATTAGAACGTTTAGAGCAGCTAGACCTAGGGGAGTGTAAGATTTTACAAGATATCCCAATCGGCATCTGTAAGAtgaaatgtttaaaatggttaaatGTAGCAGGTACAAGCATAAGTCGTCTTCCGCATGACATTTGTTTTTTGAAAGGCATGCGTATTTCAGGATCGAGAGACCTTCTTCAATCCTGTGGTTTTACATCCGAGATACAAACCTTCGAACATACTTGCTTCGTAGATGTGTGA